Proteins encoded together in one Carya illinoinensis cultivar Pawnee chromosome 3, C.illinoinensisPawnee_v1, whole genome shotgun sequence window:
- the LOC122303038 gene encoding transcription factor MYB20, producing MGRQPCCDKVGLKKGPWTAEEDKKLITFILTNGQCCWRAVPKLAGLLRCGKSCRLRWTNYLRPDLKRGLLSEYEEQMVIDLHAQLGNRWSKIASHLPGRTDNEIKNHWNTHIKKKLKKMGIDPITHKPISTAAEEPQPQQQLQHQPEQEEKHEHQTSDQTDHSTAELDQNKEPETSLQSSTITETKEEEKSMTSPFDPMELINNFLFDEVPLMEPHEIIAPSAASSSTSSSSSSSSNSSNFLQECIDQFQDFEWPCDQYNNSLGCLWDDHDLPRWDLLIHDDGDRKQVVDQFPILVFEQESNWA from the exons ATGGGGAGGCAACCATGCTGTGACAAAGTTGGGTTAAAGAAGGGGCCATGGACAGCTGAGGAGGACAAGAAGCTTATTACCTTTATTCTCACCAATGGCCAATGCTGCTGGAGAGCTGTTCCTAAGCTTGCAG GATTGTTAAGGTGCGGAAAAAGTTGCCGACTGAGATGGACAAACTATCTTCGGccagatttgaagagaggtcTTTTATCAGAATATGAAGAACAAATGGTCATTGATCTCCATGCTCAACTAGGCAACAG ATGGTCTAAGATTGCTTCTCATCTCCCTGGAAGAACtgataatgagataaaaaatcaCTGGAACACCCACATCAAGAAAAAGCTGAAAAAGATGGGCATCGATCCTATCACCCACAAGCCAATTTCTACTGCCGCTGAAGAACCCCAACCCCAACAACAACTGCAACACCAACCAGAACAAGAGGAAAAGCATGAGCATCAAACTTCTGATCAGACTGATCATAGTACAGCTGAACTTGATCAAAACAAAGAACCGGAGACATCATTGCAATCATCCACCATTACTGAAAccaaagaggaagagaaaagcaTGACAAGCCCATTTGACCCAATGGAACTCATAAATAACTTCCTCTTTGATGAAGTTCCATTAATGGAACCCCATGAGATTATCGCTCCAAGTGCAGCTTCTTCATCGacttcttcctcctcatcctcttcttcaaattcctccaACTTCTTGCAAGAGTGCATAGATCAATTCCAGGATTTCGAGTGGCCTTGTGATCAGTACAACAACAGCTTGGGCTGCTTGTGGGATGATCATGACCTTCCTAGGTGGGATTTGTTGATTCATGATGATGGTGACAGAAAGCAGGTTGTTGATCAGTTCCCAATATTGGTTTTCGAACAAGAATCTAATTGGGCATAA